DNA from Anaerolineales bacterium:
GAACGCATGCGCCGCTTCGCTGTAACGATCGAAGTAGAGCAAGTTGGTACCCAGATTAAACCAGGCATACGGATCTTCCGCATCGAGTTGGATTTCATCCTGAGCGGCCTGTAAAGCCCGCTCCCGGTTTACGGCTTCATCCAGGTCATCCCCGAGAAGTCCCTCGATGATCGGACGCTGCTCGACCGGATACAGGATCATGTATACTCGATTAAACGCCTTCCAGCCATCATCCAGGACCGCGTAGCTCACCTCTCGATCCGGCCCTTCGAAAGCGTCCTGGGTGATGAAGACCTGGCGGGTGTCATCGTACCCCGTCAGCAGCAGGTAGTGTCCCGCCCATCCTGCGTCCGGACCATCGCTCACGATCACGTACCCCTTCTCGACGATCATGGGATATCCCGCGGCGATAAAACGTTTCAAAATCTCCAACGTGCCCGCGACCCGATACATTGCCCCCATCCAACCAGCCCGCGTTCGAACGTAGTACGCCAGCTCATCGATGTTAACGTTGCGGTCGCCGCGATCGGGCTTGACGACGTTCGAAATGGAAAATTGATCCCCATCCCACCCATAGTAACGCAATCCCAACGCCAGGGTGGCGGGTCCACAATTGTTCCAATCCTGCTTTTCCCATTCCGGAGCGGCAAGCCGTATCGAATCCGGTATCCGTGTGGGAGTCGATGCAGGCGTAGCGGAAGCCGTCGGCTCGGAGGTAAACAGCGGGGCTGCGGCGGTCGGAAAAGACGAAACAACCGCCGGCGCAGCTCCGGAAGGGGTAGGCAGCGTATCTCCAGGATACAGCCAGCCGCGTACGATTCCCGCCGCCGCATCCAGGCGCCACTCCAGCTCATCTTTCACTGGGGTAAATTGGTAGACGCACCAGAGCAGCACCGCGGAGAGGATTGCGCCCGAGACAAACCACAGTATGCGTGAACGCATGCGTGCATTATACCGCTCGGTACTCCATCATCCGCCGGTTCCCCCGCCGACGGTGCGACGACGAATTGTGGGCAATCCAACTTACTTCCTATCCTCCAACCCTACAAACCAGCCAGGAATGCGTTAAAATACAAACGAGCTCCGTACGGAAGGGAGCAAATCCAAACCTTGGATTGGTGAAGTCCGAAACGAACACCCCGCCAAGCGCCCGGCCAGGAATGCGGGCAAGATTTACGAAGCTCGGATGCTCACTTCGGACGACACCATAACTGTTCCAGGTAATCCGCGAGTTGATTCATGGGACTTGAAAGCGCGCTACTCATCGTTCCGCCTCGACCCGTCCAATCGTTTGCCTTTCCGATTCGCGAAATGCACGATGCGGAATCGTTCAACCGCGTTCCCGCACACATCACATTGCTCTATCCCTTCGTTCCACCGGACGAGGTTGAAGAAGCAGAGAAAACTTTAACCAGGATCTGCAAGAAGATCTCCCCGTTTGAAGTAACACTGGATCGATATGGTCAATTTGAAAACACGATCTTCCTCGAACCATCCCAACCCGAAAAGATCTTGGAACTGTTCGCTCAAATCTCGAAAGCCTTTCCGGATTATCCCGCCTACGAAGGGGAGCACGGCAAGGGACTTCATCCGCACCTGACGCTGGCAAGATTCGATAAACCCGCGCAGGCCAAGAAGATCGAACTACCCCCCGAGCCCAAATTCACCTTCGAAGTCAAGCAAATCCATATCTATCTCGGTGCTCCGGACGACGATACGCCTTTCATTCCGCGTGCCGTAATTCCCCTGGGCAAGTAAACATGGCCACGAGAAGCGCAGAAGGGCGGAAACGAAACCTCCGTCAGATGTTCGCACGCCTGGCGCCGCGTTACGATTTAATGAATCGCATCATGACCCTGGGTTACGATCAGCGTTGGCGCAGGGAGACCATCGATCATCTATTCCTCAACGAACACGGCCGGGTTCTCGATCTGGGAACCGGAACTGGAGAACTCGCATTCGAGATTTTGCGCCGCACGCCGAGAACGAGAATCGTCGGCGTAGACATCACACCCGAGATGATCCGTCTCGCACATGAACGAGACCGGCACGCCGCCGTTGGCTGGGTCATCGCCGATGTCGAACAACTTCCCTTTGCCGGCGCCGTCTTCGATGCGGT
Protein-coding regions in this window:
- a CDS encoding C39 family peptidase — encoded protein: MRSRILWFVSGAILSAVLLWCVYQFTPVKDELEWRLDAAAGIVRGWLYPGDTLPTPSGAAPAVVSSFPTAAAPLFTSEPTASATPASTPTRIPDSIRLAAPEWEKQDWNNCGPATLALGLRYYGWDGDQFSISNVVKPDRGDRNVNIDELAYYVRTRAGWMGAMYRVAGTLEILKRFIAAGYPMIVEKGYVIVSDGPDAGWAGHYLLLTGYDDTRQVFITQDAFEGPDREVSYAVLDDGWKAFNRVYMILYPVEQRPIIEGLLGDDLDEAVNRERALQAAQDEIQLDAEDPYAWFNLGTNLLYFDRYSEAAHAF
- a CDS encoding 2'-5' RNA ligase family protein; its protein translation is MGLESALLIVPPRPVQSFAFPIREMHDAESFNRVPAHITLLYPFVPPDEVEEAEKTLTRICKKISPFEVTLDRYGQFENTIFLEPSQPEKILELFAQISKAFPDYPAYEGEHGKGLHPHLTLARFDKPAQAKKIELPPEPKFTFEVKQIHIYLGAPDDDTPFIPRAVIPLGK
- a CDS encoding ubiquinone/menaquinone biosynthesis methyltransferase, whose translation is MATRSAEGRKRNLRQMFARLAPRYDLMNRIMTLGYDQRWRRETIDHLFLNEHGRVLDLGTGTGELAFEILRRTPRTRIVGVDITPEMIRLAHERDRHAAVGWVIADVEQLPFAGAVFDAVVSGFVLRNVVDIDRALEEQNRILKPRGCIACLETTPPGRNIVSRVVGFYMRRIVPFLGRLFSGDGEAYRYLERSTQTFLPTHALSRRIRAANFVAVQFSHHIFGNVAIHWARKIQG